From a region of the Dictyostelium discoideum AX4 chromosome 2 chromosome, whole genome shotgun sequence genome:
- a CDS encoding hypothetical protein (Similar to Caenorhabditis elegans. F53F4.5 protein) produces the protein MNYKKKIGIIGGGPSGIVSAKTAIECGFDVVIFEKQDDIGGVWSIKNGKAWDNMKSHISYVSMSFSDYYWDVPEERKPFHPSREEMYQYFYNYCKDFNILDKFKLKTNVIDVNQINHTKKWLIKYSTTINNDGDVEFNEEEFDFIIISTGFLAKKKEINIKNKFNNFNGKIWTSDQYKNPNHFKDKRVLIIGGLSSGIEIACDISNVTKNLYIICNKKSWIVKRRFPNNELNLPVNDHCIQFRELHYKEMPDIELNIIKNNILNIISQNQRENEYFKMTTPDYKTPNLIVSDNFLDILKSGEIKLINKTINYCENNNVIFGGENDTTTIEFDDIICCDGYDIDLSFFNDKIKEKISYDFSYPHMPIVLHKHVFSPDLENIGFIGLFKGASMIEYEIQARWAVYCWANISKLPTREQMLHGISKEFEIRNQNDPSDIPQFILKSSIRFCDEIAKEIGCLPDFEKLKQSDPYLYDILWNKMCHPAAYRLVGPFSNINAEYNIKNDFNHYYKIDK, from the coding sequence atgaattataaaaaaaaaattggaattatAGGTGGAGGTCCTTCAGGAATAGTTAGTGCTAAAACTGCAATTGAATGTGGTTTTGATGTGgttatatttgaaaaacaaGATGATATCGGTGGTGTATggtcaattaaaaatggaaaagCATGGGATAATATGAAATCACATATTTCATATGTATCAATGAGTTTCTCTGATTACTATTGGGATGTTCCAGAAGAAAGAAAACCATTTCATCCATCTAGAGAAGAAAtgtatcaatatttttataattattgtaaagattttaatattttagataaatttaaattgaaaaccAATGTTATTGatgtaaatcaaataaaccaTACCAAGAAATGGTTAATAAAATACTCAACTACtataaataatgatggtgatgttgaatttaatgaagaggaatttgattttataataatttcaacagGGTTTttagcaaaaaaaaaagaaattaatattaaaaataaatttaataattttaatggtaAAATTTGGACATCTGATCAATATAAAAATCCAAATcattttaaagataaaagagttttaattattggtgGACTTTCAAGTGGTATTGAAATTGCATGCGATATATCAAATGttacaaaaaatttatatattatttgtaataaaaaaagttggaTTGTTAAAAGAAGATTCCCAAacaatgaattaaatttaccagTTAATGATCATTGTATTCAATTTAGAGAACTTCATTATAAAGAAATGCCTGATATAGAATTAaacattataaaaaataatattttaaatataatatctCAAAATCAAAGAGAGAATGAATATTTCAAAATGACAACACCAGATTATAAAACCCCTAATCTAATTGTTTCAGATAactttttagatattttaaaaagtggGGAAATTAAActtattaataaaactataaactattgtgaaaataataatgttatatttggtggtgaaaatgatacaacaacaatagaATTTGATGATATAATTTGTTGTGATGGAtatgatattgatttatcattttttaatgataaaataaaagaaaagatttCATATGATTTTTCATATCCTCATATGCCAATTGTTTTACATAAACATGTATTTTCACCAGATTTGGAGAATATTGGATTCATTGGATTATTTAAAGGTGCTTCAATGATCGAATATGAAATTCAAGCACGTTGGGCTGTATATTGTTGGGCAAATATATCAAAATTACCAACTAGAGAACAAATGTTGCATGGtatttcaaaagaatttgaaattagaAATCAAAATGATCCATCTGATATACcacaatttattttaaaaagtagTATAAGATTTTGTGATGAGATTGCAAAAGAAATTGGTTGTTTAccagattttgaaaaattaaaacaatctgATCCATATTTATATGATATTTTATGGAATAAAATGTGTCATCCTGCTGCTTACAGATTGGTCGGTcctttttcaaatataaatgctgaatataatataaaaaatgattttaatcattattataaaatagataaataa